The sequence ACATATATTATTATCTAGAAATGTTGGAGTACCAAATATAGTTGTATTCTTAAACAAAGCAGATATGGTAGATGATGAAGAATTAATTGAATTAGTAGATATGGAAGTAAGAGAATTATTAAGTGAATATGAATTCGATGGAGATAATGCAAAGATAGTAGTAGGTTCTGCATTAAAAGCTATAGAAGAACCAGAAAGTGAATGGGGAGACAAAATATTAGAATTAATGGAAGCAGTAGATTCAGAAATTCCAGCTCCAGAAAGAGATACAGACAAACCATTCATAATGCCAGTAGAAGATGTATTCACAATAACAGGAAGAGGAACAGTAGCAACAGGAAGAGTAGAAAGAGGAGTAGTAAAAACAGGTGATGAAGTAGAAATAGTAGGAATGTCAGCGGAAGCAAGAAAAGTAGTAGTAACAGGAGTTGAAATGTTTAGAAAGATTCTAGACGAAGCTCAAGCAGGAGACAATATTGGTGCTCTTTTAAGAGGAGTTCAAAGAGACGATATTGAAAGAGGTCAAGTATTAGCAAAACCAGGAAGTATTACACCACATACAAAATTTGAAGCAGAAGTATATGTACTGACAAAAGAAGAAGGTGGAAGACATACACCATTTTTTGATGGTTATAGACCACAATTTTATTTTAGAACAACAGACGTTACAGGAGATATTAAATTAGAAGAAGGCGTAGAAATGGTAATGCCTGGAGATAATGCTAAGTTTACTATAGAATTAATAACACCAATAGCAATAGAAGAAGGATTAAGATTCTCTATTCGTGAAGGTGGAAGAACGGTAGGATCTGGAGTAGTTACTAAAGTACTTGGGTAAATTAAAAAGACTAGGACTTTTGCCTAGTCTTTTTTAAAGGGGAACTTTTGCAGTAGGCATATTGGCCCATTATGTTTTCATTGACATAATATTTATTTTATGATATTTTATATTAGTAATGTTGTTATAGGTCAGGAGGTGTCTGAAGTGCGCGAAAATGTAACTTTAGCTTGTACAGAATGTAAACAAAGAAATTAT comes from Tissierellales bacterium and encodes:
- the tuf gene encoding elongation factor Tu, with the translated sequence VNIGTIGHVDHGKTTLTAAITTVLSQRSGAGEVMSYDNIDKAPEERERGITISTSHVEYETENRHYAHVDCPGHADYVKNMITGAAQMDGAILVVSAADGPMPQTREHILLSRNVGVPNIVVFLNKADMVDDEELIELVDMEVRELLSEYEFDGDNAKIVVGSALKAIEEPESEWGDKILELMEAVDSEIPAPERDTDKPFIMPVEDVFTITGRGTVATGRVERGVVKTGDEVEIVGMSAEARKVVVTGVEMFRKILDEAQAGDNIGALLRGVQRDDIERGQVLAKPGSITPHTKFEAEVYVLTKEEGGRHTPFFDGYRPQFYFRTTDVTGDIKLEEGVEMVMPGDNAKFTIELITPIAIEEGLRFSIREGGRTVGSGVVTKVLG